In Castanea sativa cultivar Marrone di Chiusa Pesio chromosome 6, ASM4071231v1, a single window of DNA contains:
- the LOC142639082 gene encoding uncharacterized protein LOC142639082, whose product MAAPCAFPDIFSWVQNLPPITEWKKNSMSLCICSSSSSQPSLNLSIAKYNQSRTDLSFAINADFNLPVCLWTSKPFKLNSKSIKLIDEETMSNLLVNFVEDVLQYGSNNKNNNSLLKFPKLDSIPNFKDIFNFSFLTLLFLICIYEAPQDLRSGCLSTLKNHLANNCQSRQATKLLMKLLGSNLEEQWMRSLNLAITNWIIEHQTSHRSLKTPSPLFSYALSTSGLWKVHLYCPVIAMDVENSSNPSVDERLQFSLTYNQLEGVIQFNYKVVIQERWVDVIVNTDNIRCDIIRLVSEALMNERGAGAAEKHFPSRISLQLTPTLQTNVLSLSVSKSSENPTTEIGLEKSLEAGFDPPNSYFGLKVSAGETMTVSLKPWKFEESVNGYSANLNWFLHDSMDGREVFSSKPSKISLVNPKAWFKDRYSSAYRPFTRQGGVVFAGDEYGEKVCWKVDKSAIGRTMEWEIRGWIWLTYWPNKHKTFYNETRRLEFRETVLLNID is encoded by the exons ATGGCTGCTCCTTGTGCCTTTCCTGATATATTTAGCTGGGTTCAAAACCTTCCACCAATCACTGAATGGAAAAAAAACTCCATGTCTCTATGCATATGTTCCTCAAGTTCATCCCAACCATCCCTCAATCTCTCCATAGCCAAATATAACCAATCCCGAACTGATCTCTCTTTTGCTATAAATGCAGATTTTAATCTACCTGTCTGTCTTTGGACCTCAAAACCATTCAAGCTCAACTCTAAATCCATAAAGTTGATAGATGAGGAAACCATGTCCAACCTCTTGGTAAATTTTGTTGAAGATGTGCTTCAATATGGTTCAAATAACAAGAATAACAACTCCCTTCTCAAGTTCCCTAAACTAGATTCTATTCCCAACTTCAaagatattttcaatttttcatttctcaCTCTATTATTCCTCATTTGCATCTATGAAGCTCCCCAAGATCTCCGTTCAGGGTGTCTTAGTACTCTAAAAAATCACCTGGCAAATAATTGTCAGTCAAGACAAGCAACAAAGTTGCTCATGAAACTCTTAGGATCAAATTTAGAAGAGCAATGGATGAGGTCCTTGAACCTTGCAATTACTAATTGGATTATAGAGCACCAAACCAGCCACCGCTCCCTCAAAACACCATCACCTTTGTTTTCTTATGCACTTTCAACATCTGGGTTATGGAAGGTTCATTTATATTGTCCTGTTATAGCCATGGATGTTGAAAACTCGAGCAATCCTTCTGTTGATGAGCGACTGCAATTTTCTCTTACTTACAACCAGCTTGAAGGTGTAATCCAATTCAATTACAAAGTAGTAATTCAAGAGAGGTGGGTTGATGTGATAGTGAACACTGATAACATAAG GTGTGACATTATCAGACTTGTAAGTGAGGCCCTCATGAATGAACGAGGAGCTGGGGCAGCAGAAAAGCACTTTCCCTCAAGAATTTCATTGCAACTCACTCCAACTCTTCAAACCAACGTACTAAGCCTTTCGGTGAGCAAGTCATCTGAGAACCCAACAACAGAGATTGGCTTAGAAAAATCTTTAGAAGCCGGGTTTGATCCGCCTAATTCCTACTTTGGACTTAAGGTATCGGCTGGAGAGACCATGACAGTAAGCTTAAAGCCTTGGAAATTCGAGGAATCGGTTAATGGTTATAGTGCAAATTTGAATTGGTTTCTTCATGATAGCATGGATGGAAGAGAAGTATTCTCTTCCAAGCCTTCAAAGATTTCATTAGTTAACCCTAAAGCTTGGTTTAAAGACCGATACTCGAGTGCATACAGACCATTCACTAGGCAAGGAGGAGTGGTTTTTGCTGGAGATGAGTATGGAGAGAAGGTGTGCTGGAAGGTGGACAAAAGTGCCATAGGAAGGACTATGGAGTGGGAGATAAGAGGGTGGATTTGGTTAACATATTGGCCTAATAAACACAAAACATTTTATAATGAGACTAGGAGATTGGAATTTAGAGAAACTGTTCTTCTTAACATTGATTAG
- the LOC142639079 gene encoding uncharacterized protein LOC142639079, with the protein MGAGRQTETHTLKENSQSLISKNYSTTARNLRKSELRGVIFGCKHHTIKECLSKQLFGLPALHFPYIRNISVGLPLFLFNYSDRRLHGIFEAASPGQMNINPYAWTDGSESTQFPAQVKIRICKQCQPLLEDQFKPIIAENYFEQRLFWFELDQEQTDKLISLFSASSVIVSTSLPSNTQKWSGPFKSVQESGNIRTSSLECNAHPGQARVEWESWDAPGLCRVPALIGEGVAEREKRDCGPSYPSPKKWSDLFRASNTHSTGKVQETATIETSALECDARPDQASEESESWDAPYLWAVENLIGEDEETTDEVASEIYYNEQLHFNPSVDCSSNLGKTKEMSSEHKHAEDTGIHYNEHLHLKPSVDCSSNLAMMKEMSSEHKHAEDSGLHGTLTFQKHKMSLDDTYVPEASRTLETKSSEFQTIVAKLLQEVNELKSYQLKQSEKINSLELYLAELKDRCGLVTEEEFKSCDEPPSELDEKVLIVGGYDGSMWLSAVDSYSPSYDLMESLSPMNFARSSAAAAKLNGEVYLLGGVYGECWNDTVESYNPISNQWVSRPPLNQKKGGLAGVSLNEKIFAIGGGIGVEFFSEVHVFYPDEGRWIPTQSMLQKRYLTAAAEINGAIYVAGGYDGKDYLNSVERFDPREQSWTRLKSMSERRGSHSLSMLNEKLYAIGGYDGANELSSVEVLDPRVGFWMKGEPMKETRKYAGAVVVGDSIYVMGGVNEELKLLHTVECYKEGNGWQLTKLRGVGKRCSFSAVLL; encoded by the exons ATGGGTGCAGGGAGGCAGACAGAGACACACACATTGAAGGAGAATTCTCAATCTTTGATTTCGAAAAATTATAGTACAACCGCAAGGAATCTAAGGAAGAGCGAACTACGCGGTGTTATCTTTGGTTGTAAGCATCACACAATCAAAGAATGTTTGTCCAAACAGTTGTTCG GATTACCAGCTCTACATTTCCCTTACATAAGGAATATTAGTGTTGGTTTGCCACTTTTCTTATTCAATTACAGTGACAGAAGGCTTCATGGTATCTTTGAGGCTGCAAGTCCAGGACAAATGAATATTAATCCATATGCTTGGACTGATGGTTCAGAGTCTACCCAATTTCCTGCACAG GTCAAGATTCGAATCTGTAAGCAGTGCCAGCCATTGCTAGAAGATCAGTTCAAACCTATAATTGCTGAAAATTACTTTGAACAAAGACTGTTTTGGTTTGAACTTGACCAGGAGCAAACGGACAAGTTGATTTCCTTGTTTTCAGCTTCATCAGTCATTGTGAGTACTTCCCTCCCAAGCAATACACAGAAGTGGAGCGGCCCAttcaaatctgtccaagaaagtGGCAACATTAGAACATCTTCATTAGAATGCAATGCTCATCCAGGCCAGGCCAGAGTAGAATGGGAATCTTGGGATGCTCCTGGTCTGTGCAGAGTCCCAGCTCTCATTGGTGAGGGAGTAGCTGAAAGGGAAAAAAGGGATTGTGGACCATCATATCCATCACCGAAAAAGTGGAGTGATTTGTTTAGAGCTTCAAACACTCATTCTACAGGAAAGGTCCAGGAAACTGCCACCATTGAGACGTCTGCACTAGAATGTGATGCTCGTCCAGACCAGGCTAGTGAAGAATCGGAGTCCTGGGATGCTCCTTATCTGTGGGCAGTAGAAAATCTCATTGGTGAGGATGAGGAAACAACGGATGAGGTTGCATCAGAAATATATTACAACGAACAATTACACTTCAACCCAAGTGTTGATTGCTCCTCAAATTTGGGCAAGACGAAGGAGATGTCATCAGAGCATAAGCACGCCGAAGACACTGGAATACATTACAACGAACATTTACACTTAAAACCAAGTGTTGATTGCTCCTCAAATTTGGCCATGATGAAGGAGATGTCATCAGAGCATAAGCATGCCGAAGACAGTGGGCTACATGGGACACTTACATTCCAGAAGCATAAGATGTCATTGGATGATACTTACGTTCCAGAAGCATCAAGGACTTTAGAAACAAAGTCTTCTGAATTTCAGACTATTGTAGCCAAG TTGCTACAAGAAGTCAATGAGCTGAAGTCATATCAGTTAAAACAAAGTGAAAAAATCAATTCTTTGGAGCTGTATCTG GCTGAATTAAAAGATCGGTGCGGACTTGTTACTGAAGAGGAATTTAAGTCATGTGATGAACCTCCTTCAGAACTTGATGAGAAAGTACTTATTGTGGGAGGATATGATGGCTCTATGTGGTTATCAGCTGTGGATTCTTATTCTCCTTCTTATGATCTGATGGAATCCCTTAGTCCAATGAATTTTGCACGATCAAGCGCTGCAGCAGCAAAGCTAAATGGTGAAGTCTACTTGCTCGGTGGTGTATATGGTGAATGTTGGAATGATACAG TTGAATCATACAACCCAATAAGCAATCAGTGGGTCAGTCGTCCTCCATTGAATCAAAAGAAGGGAGGCTTAGCAGGAGTTTCTTTGAATGAGAAGATTTTTGCAATTGGTGGAGGAATTGGGGTTGAATTTTTCTCTGAGGTGCATGTTTTTTATCCAGACGAAGGAAGGTGGATTCCCACTCAGTCAATGCTACAAAAG AGATATTTGACTGCTGCAGCAGAAATCAATGGTGCGATCTATGTTGCTGGAGGATATGATGGAAAGGATTACTTAAA CTCAGTGGAAAGATTTGATCCTCGAGAGCAATCTTGGACTAGACTTAAGAGTATGTCCGAAAGGAGAGGAAGTCATTCATTGTCTATGCTGAACGAGAAACT ATATGCTATTGGTGGCTATGATGGAGCTAATGAACTTTCATCTGTTGAGGTCTTAGACCCTCGTGTTGGTTTTTGGATGAAGGGGGAGCCCATGAAAGAAACCAGGAAGTATGCCGGTGCCGTTGTAGTCGGAGATTCAATTTATGTCATGGGGGGAGTGAATGAAGAGTTGAAATTATTGCACACG GTGGAATGTTACAAGGAGGGTAATGGGTGGCAGTTGACAAAACTTAGAGGCGTTGGGAAAAGATGCTCCTTCTCTGCCGTTCTGTTATGA
- the LOC142639083 gene encoding uncharacterized protein LOC142639083 isoform X1, which translates to MESFAALRSFNYSVGSTSNMQSLLEKPGVVPIYNASWPIPSKWCTQGLTVGGKLVFSPTKRKGAILSSVKTSEVTESSNNVISDITTQGPLEKKTQGTLEKKTPRTATFPNGFEALLLEVCDETEVAELKLKVGDFEMHLKRNIGGATQVPMSGISPTIPPPIPTKPMVDSAPVAPPPPPPTKSSPEKTSPFTNTSAEKSPKLAALEASGSNAYVLVPSPAVGSFRRGRTVKGKKQPPICKEGGVIKQGQVIGYLDQFGTELPVKSDVAGEVLKVLFDEGEAVGYGEPLIAVLPSFHGIQ; encoded by the exons ATGGAGTCCTTCGCTGCTCTCCGATCCTTCAAct ATTCTGTAGGGAGTACATCAAATATGCAGTCCTTACTTGAGAAGCCTGGGGTGGTACCAATATATAATGCCAGCTGGCCCATCCCTAGTAAATGGTGCACTCAAGGGTTGACAGTTGGTGGGAAGCTTGTTTTTTCACCAACAAAGCGGAAGGGAGCAATACTATCATCTGTCAAGACATCTGAAGTTACTGAATCATCTAACAATG TTATATCAGATATCACTACCCAAGGACCATTGGAGAAGAAAACTCAAGGAACATTGGAAAAGAAAACTCCACGAACTGCTACTTTTCCTAATGGATTTGAG GCACTGTTACTAGAGGTCTGTGATGAGACAGAAGTTGCTGAGCTGAAATTGAAG GTTGGAGACTTTGAAATGCATCTTAAACGAAACATTGGAGGAGCCACACAAGTTCCCATGTCTGGAATTTCACCGACAATACCACCACCTATTCCAACTAAACCAATGGTAGATTCAGCACCTGTtgccccaccaccaccaccaccaacaaaatCCTCTCCAGAAAAGACCAGTCCATTCACAAACACCTCTGCAGAGAAGTCTCCAAAGTTAGCAGCCTTGGAGGCTTCTGGATCCAATGCATATGTCCTAGTACCATCTCCAGCG GTTGGCTCTTTCCGGAGGGGTAGAACTGTGAAAGGGAAGAAGCAACCTCCTATCTGTAAAGAG GGTGGTGTAATAAAACAAGGACAAGTTATTGGATATTTGGATCAGTTCGGCACTGAACTTCCTGTGAAG TCAGATGTGGCTGGAGAAGTCTTAAAGGTCCTCTTTGATGAGGGAG AAGCTGTTGGTTATGGAGAACCTCTTATTGCTGTCTTGCCTTCATTTCATGGTATCCAGTGA
- the LOC142639083 gene encoding uncharacterized protein LOC142639083 isoform X2 produces MESFAALRSFNYSVGSTSNMQSLLEKPGVVPIYNASWPIPSKWCTQGLTVGGKLVFSPTKRKGAILSSVKTSEVTESSNNDITTQGPLEKKTQGTLEKKTPRTATFPNGFEALLLEVCDETEVAELKLKVGDFEMHLKRNIGGATQVPMSGISPTIPPPIPTKPMVDSAPVAPPPPPPTKSSPEKTSPFTNTSAEKSPKLAALEASGSNAYVLVPSPAVGSFRRGRTVKGKKQPPICKEGGVIKQGQVIGYLDQFGTELPVKSDVAGEVLKVLFDEGEAVGYGEPLIAVLPSFHGIQ; encoded by the exons ATGGAGTCCTTCGCTGCTCTCCGATCCTTCAAct ATTCTGTAGGGAGTACATCAAATATGCAGTCCTTACTTGAGAAGCCTGGGGTGGTACCAATATATAATGCCAGCTGGCCCATCCCTAGTAAATGGTGCACTCAAGGGTTGACAGTTGGTGGGAAGCTTGTTTTTTCACCAACAAAGCGGAAGGGAGCAATACTATCATCTGTCAAGACATCTGAAGTTACTGAATCATCTAACAATG ATATCACTACCCAAGGACCATTGGAGAAGAAAACTCAAGGAACATTGGAAAAGAAAACTCCACGAACTGCTACTTTTCCTAATGGATTTGAG GCACTGTTACTAGAGGTCTGTGATGAGACAGAAGTTGCTGAGCTGAAATTGAAG GTTGGAGACTTTGAAATGCATCTTAAACGAAACATTGGAGGAGCCACACAAGTTCCCATGTCTGGAATTTCACCGACAATACCACCACCTATTCCAACTAAACCAATGGTAGATTCAGCACCTGTtgccccaccaccaccaccaccaacaaaatCCTCTCCAGAAAAGACCAGTCCATTCACAAACACCTCTGCAGAGAAGTCTCCAAAGTTAGCAGCCTTGGAGGCTTCTGGATCCAATGCATATGTCCTAGTACCATCTCCAGCG GTTGGCTCTTTCCGGAGGGGTAGAACTGTGAAAGGGAAGAAGCAACCTCCTATCTGTAAAGAG GGTGGTGTAATAAAACAAGGACAAGTTATTGGATATTTGGATCAGTTCGGCACTGAACTTCCTGTGAAG TCAGATGTGGCTGGAGAAGTCTTAAAGGTCCTCTTTGATGAGGGAG AAGCTGTTGGTTATGGAGAACCTCTTATTGCTGTCTTGCCTTCATTTCATGGTATCCAGTGA